One genomic segment of Paraburkholderia caffeinilytica includes these proteins:
- a CDS encoding methionine ABC transporter ATP-binding protein produces MIEIRNISQRFAGPRGWVEALHNVNLSIPAGEVFGIIGRSGAGKSTLVRTINLLTRPSEGNIVVNGRDLTTLPAAQLREARREIGMIFQHFNLLSSRTVYENVALPLELAGMKRDEIEANVLPLLELVGLSAQKDRYPAQISGGQKQRVGIARALASKPKVLLSDEATSALDPETTRAILDLLKRINRELNLTIVLITHQMDVIKQVCDRVAVLDAGRVVEEGKVIDVFLQPHHEVTRALIGDVIAQELPPAMKARVAERLKTGRGHLLRLAFTGSGVDQPILSETIRRYELDFNILHGQIDEIQGQAFGSLAVLAGGEPAKVAGALTYLREQGVVVEELSYVE; encoded by the coding sequence ATGATCGAAATACGCAATATCTCTCAGCGCTTCGCCGGACCCCGGGGCTGGGTCGAGGCGCTGCACAACGTCAATCTGTCGATTCCGGCGGGCGAGGTGTTCGGCATCATCGGCCGCAGCGGCGCGGGCAAGAGCACGCTCGTGCGCACGATCAACCTGTTGACGCGTCCGAGCGAAGGCAACATCGTCGTCAACGGCCGCGATCTGACGACGCTGCCCGCCGCACAATTGCGCGAGGCGCGTCGCGAAATCGGCATGATCTTCCAGCACTTCAACCTGCTGTCGTCGCGCACGGTGTACGAGAACGTGGCGTTGCCGCTTGAACTCGCCGGCATGAAGCGCGACGAGATCGAGGCGAATGTGCTGCCGCTGCTTGAACTGGTCGGCCTGTCGGCGCAGAAGGATCGCTATCCGGCGCAGATCAGCGGCGGACAGAAGCAGCGTGTGGGCATCGCGCGTGCGCTGGCAAGCAAGCCGAAGGTGCTGCTCTCCGACGAAGCGACTTCGGCACTCGATCCCGAAACCACGCGCGCGATCCTCGATCTGCTCAAGCGCATCAATCGCGAACTCAACCTGACGATCGTGCTGATCACGCATCAGATGGACGTGATCAAGCAGGTCTGCGACCGCGTCGCGGTGCTGGATGCCGGCCGTGTGGTCGAAGAGGGCAAGGTCATCGACGTGTTCCTGCAGCCGCATCACGAAGTGACGCGCGCGCTGATCGGCGACGTGATCGCGCAGGAGCTGCCGCCCGCGATGAAGGCACGCGTGGCCGAACGCCTGAAGACGGGCCGCGGCCATTTGCTGCGTCTCGCGTTCACCGGTTCGGGGGTCGATCAACCGATCCTGTCGGAAACGATTCGACGCTACGAACTCGACTTCAACATCCTCCACGGCCAGATCGACGAGATTCAGGGGCAGGCATTCGGCTCGCTCGCGGTGCTCGCGGGCGGCGAACCGGCGAAGGTGGCAGGAGCGCTGACGTATCTGCGCGAACAGGGCGTGGTAGTTGAGGAGCTGTCGTATGTTGAGTGA
- a CDS encoding ComEA family DNA-binding protein, whose product MFRKILVTAAMLAAFGHAYAAVDVNTANEDALRGIKGIGPAKAKAILEERSAHGPFKDPADLGKRVKGMGGHTVERLQAEGLAVGPAGAAANTQAAASAQTKGTPAAGNGANAAATQKSNATVAVKK is encoded by the coding sequence ATGTTTCGAAAAATTCTGGTTACCGCGGCGATGCTCGCCGCTTTCGGCCACGCGTATGCGGCGGTCGACGTTAACACGGCTAACGAGGATGCGCTGCGTGGCATCAAGGGCATCGGTCCTGCCAAAGCGAAAGCCATTCTCGAAGAGCGTTCAGCGCATGGTCCGTTCAAGGACCCGGCCGATCTCGGCAAGCGCGTCAAAGGCATGGGCGGGCATACCGTCGAGCGCCTGCAGGCGGAGGGTCTCGCTGTCGGTCCGGCTGGCGCGGCTGCTAACACGCAGGCTGCGGCGTCTGCACAGACCAAGGGCACGCCCGCTGCGGGCAATGGCGCCAACGCGGCCGCTACCCAAAAGAGCAATGCCACGGTGGCGGTGAAGAAATAA
- a CDS encoding methionine ABC transporter permease, whose translation MLSEMFDMFVQSFWETLVMVGISGLVGAAVGLPLGVLLYLTDRQGVLQNIAVNRVMGVIVNAVRSTPFIILLVAVIPFTRLVVGSSIGTAAAVVPLTIAAAPFIARLVETALREVDRGLIEAAQAMGATTSQIVFKVLLPESLPGVVAGLTITFVSLVGYSAMAGAIGGGGLGDLGIRYGYQRFLPEVMVTVVVILIVFVQLVQSFGDWLVRRLSHK comes from the coding sequence ATGTTGAGTGAAATGTTCGATATGTTCGTCCAGTCGTTCTGGGAGACGCTCGTGATGGTGGGCATCTCCGGACTGGTCGGCGCAGCGGTCGGTTTGCCGCTCGGCGTGCTGCTGTATCTGACGGACCGTCAGGGCGTGCTGCAGAACATCGCCGTGAATCGCGTGATGGGCGTGATCGTCAACGCGGTGCGTTCCACACCGTTCATCATCTTGCTGGTCGCGGTGATTCCGTTCACTCGCCTCGTGGTGGGTTCGTCGATCGGCACGGCTGCGGCCGTGGTGCCGCTGACAATCGCCGCGGCGCCGTTCATCGCGCGTCTTGTCGAAACGGCTTTGCGTGAGGTCGATCGCGGTCTGATCGAAGCCGCGCAGGCGATGGGCGCAACCACCAGCCAGATCGTCTTCAAGGTGTTGCTGCCGGAGTCGCTGCCGGGCGTGGTCGCCGGGTTGACGATTACCTTCGTGTCGCTGGTCGGCTATTCGGCGATGGCCGGCGCGATCGGCGGTGGCGGGCTCGGCGATCTGGGCATTCGTTACGGGTATCAGCGTTTCTTGCCGGAAGTGATGGTGACGGTCGTGGTGATCCTGATCGTCTTCGTGCAACTGGTGCAGTCGTTCGGGGATTGGCTCGTGCGTCGTTTGAGCCATAAATAA
- a CDS encoding electron transfer flavoprotein subunit alpha/FixB family protein, translated as MVNLVIAEHDNASIKAATLNTIAAAQKIGGDIHVLVAGHNAQAAADAAAKIAGVAKVLLADAPQLAAGLAENVEATVLNIAKDYTHILAPATAYGKNIAPRIAAKLDVAQISDITAVDSADTFERPIYAGNAIATVQSADPIKVITVRTTGFDAVAAVGGSATVEKIEAAADTGLSQFVSREVTKLDRPELTSAKIIVSGGRGLGNGENYTQVLEPLADKLNAALGASRAAVDAGFVPNDYQVGQTGKIVAPQLYVAVGISGAIQHLAGMKDSKVIVAINKDPEAPIFSVADYGLVGDLFTLVPELVSELG; from the coding sequence CTGGTTAATCTGGTAATAGCAGAACACGACAACGCGTCGATCAAGGCCGCGACGCTGAACACGATTGCAGCCGCGCAGAAGATCGGTGGCGATATTCACGTGCTGGTGGCAGGTCACAACGCACAGGCCGCAGCGGACGCGGCAGCGAAGATTGCAGGTGTTGCGAAGGTGCTGCTCGCCGATGCGCCGCAACTCGCGGCCGGCCTCGCAGAAAACGTCGAAGCGACGGTGCTCAACATCGCAAAGGACTACACGCACATCCTCGCGCCGGCGACCGCTTACGGCAAGAACATCGCGCCGCGTATCGCCGCGAAGCTCGACGTCGCGCAGATCAGCGACATCACCGCAGTGGACAGCGCAGATACGTTCGAGCGCCCGATCTACGCGGGCAACGCGATAGCAACGGTTCAATCGGCTGACCCGATCAAGGTCATCACAGTCCGCACGACCGGTTTCGATGCAGTCGCAGCCGTTGGCGGCAGCGCAACGGTCGAAAAGATCGAAGCGGCAGCCGACACGGGTCTCTCGCAGTTCGTGAGCCGTGAAGTGACGAAGCTGGACCGTCCGGAGCTGACCTCGGCGAAGATCATCGTTTCCGGCGGCCGCGGTCTGGGCAACGGCGAGAACTACACGCAGGTGCTGGAACCGCTGGCGGACAAGCTGAACGCAGCGCTGGGCGCATCGCGTGCAGCGGTCGATGCGGGCTTCGTGCCGAACGACTATCAGGTTGGCCAGACCGGCAAGATCGTCGCGCCGCAACTGTACGTGGCAGTCGGCATTTCGGGCGCGATCCAGCATCTGGCCGGCATGAAGGACAGCAAGGTGATTGTCGCGATCAACAAGGACCCGGAAGCGCCGATTTTCAGCGTCGCGGATTATGGTCTGGTGGGCGATCTGTTCACGCTTGTGCCGGAGCTGGTTAGCGAGCTCGGCTAA
- a CDS encoding electron transfer flavoprotein subunit beta/FixA family protein, translating to MKILVPVKRVVDYNVKVRVKSDGTGVDIANVKMSMNPFDEIAVEEAVRLREAGVATEVIAVSAGVTQAQETLRTALAIGADRAILIESGEDLQPLAVAKLLKALVDKEQPSLIILGKQAIDDDSNQTGQMLAALANLPQATFASKVVVADGKATVSREVDGGAETLSLSLPAVVTTDLRLNEPRYVTLPNIMKAKKKPLEVVKPEDLGVDVTPRLKTLKVAEPPKRSAGVMVPDVKTLVEKLKTEAKVL from the coding sequence ATGAAAATCCTGGTGCCAGTCAAGAGAGTGGTCGATTACAACGTGAAGGTCCGGGTCAAGTCGGACGGCACGGGCGTCGACATCGCGAACGTGAAGATGTCGATGAATCCGTTCGACGAAATCGCGGTTGAAGAGGCTGTTCGTCTGCGGGAAGCGGGCGTGGCGACCGAAGTGATCGCCGTGTCCGCCGGTGTGACGCAAGCGCAGGAAACGCTGCGCACGGCGCTCGCGATCGGCGCGGACCGCGCGATCCTGATCGAGTCGGGCGAAGACCTGCAGCCGCTGGCGGTTGCCAAGCTGCTGAAGGCACTCGTCGACAAGGAACAGCCTTCGCTGATCATTCTCGGCAAGCAGGCCATCGACGACGATTCGAACCAGACCGGCCAGATGCTGGCTGCGCTGGCCAACCTGCCGCAAGCCACGTTCGCCTCGAAGGTTGTTGTCGCGGACGGCAAGGCGACGGTGTCGCGCGAAGTGGACGGCGGCGCGGAAACGCTGTCGCTGAGCCTGCCCGCTGTGGTCACCACCGATCTGCGCCTGAACGAGCCGCGCTACGTGACGCTGCCGAACATCATGAAGGCGAAGAAGAAGCCGCTGGAAGTCGTCAAGCCGGAAGACCTCGGCGTTGATGTGACGCCGCGCCTGAAGACGCTGAAAGTCGCCGAGCCGCCGAAGCGCTCCGCCGGTGTGATGGTGCCGGATGTGAAGACGCTGGTCGAGAAGCTGAAGACCGAAGCCAAGGTGCTTTAA
- a CDS encoding alpha/beta hydrolase, translated as METTRSGNVRSASAFPADAPKGGAALRSTVTTGDGVELPLYRWPATAPRRGTVALVHGLAEHAGRYAALADRLNPAGIELVAIDLRGHGQAPGKRVWVNRFDDYLLDAQALLDEAATSCAPLFLMGHSMGGAVAALYAIERLEASGHRLSGLILSSPALAPGRDVPRWMLKVSQVISRIWPTFPAMKIDAALLSRLQSVVNANRNDPLVHHGAIPARTGAELLLAMARIERGRAGLRVPLLVYHGTADKLTEPEGSRDFGAHAGSPDKTLTMHEDSYHETMNDLDRDRVIGALIDWIEKRLPTA; from the coding sequence ATGGAAACAACTCGATCCGGCAATGTGCGTTCCGCATCGGCCTTCCCTGCGGACGCCCCGAAAGGCGGCGCCGCGCTGCGCTCGACGGTCACGACGGGCGACGGCGTCGAGCTGCCGTTGTATCGCTGGCCCGCCACGGCGCCACGGCGCGGCACGGTCGCGCTGGTGCACGGGCTCGCGGAGCACGCCGGCCGCTACGCGGCACTGGCGGATCGGCTGAACCCGGCCGGTATTGAACTCGTTGCCATCGATTTGCGCGGACACGGGCAGGCGCCAGGCAAACGCGTGTGGGTCAACCGGTTCGACGACTACCTGCTCGACGCCCAAGCCTTGCTCGACGAAGCGGCAACCAGCTGTGCACCGCTGTTTCTAATGGGCCACAGCATGGGCGGCGCGGTCGCGGCGCTTTACGCGATCGAACGGCTCGAGGCAAGTGGGCATCGGCTAAGCGGCCTGATCCTGTCGAGTCCCGCACTCGCGCCGGGCCGCGATGTGCCGCGCTGGATGCTCAAGGTGAGCCAGGTGATCAGCCGCATCTGGCCGACCTTCCCGGCAATGAAAATCGACGCGGCTTTACTGTCGAGGCTTCAGTCCGTGGTGAACGCCAATCGCAACGATCCGCTGGTCCATCACGGCGCGATTCCGGCGCGTACCGGCGCTGAGTTGTTGCTGGCGATGGCCCGCATCGAACGCGGCCGTGCGGGGCTGCGCGTGCCGCTGCTGGTGTATCACGGCACCGCCGACAAGCTCACCGAACCCGAAGGCAGCCGTGATTTCGGCGCGCACGCGGGTTCGCCGGACAAGACGCTCACGATGCACGAGGACAGTTATCACGAGACGATGAACGATCTCGACCGGGATCGGGTAATCGGCGCGCTGATCGACTGGATCGAGAAACGGCTGCCCACAGCCTGA
- a CDS encoding histone deacetylase family protein has translation MATGFYSHADCLLHDMGQWHPECPARLQAIEDQLIASRIDSLIERESPPLADDAALLRVHTQAHVDYIRSRSPAEGLAEIDPDTSMNPHTLQAALRAAGAAVAATDAVIEGRHDNAFCSVRPPGHHAEPARAMGFCFFNNVAIAARHALEVHGMQRVAIVDFDVHHGNGTEAAFSGDSRVLMCSIFQHPFYPFTGADNQAPNMCNVPMPARSKGMAVREVVDMLWLPRLNEFKPEMIFISAGFDAHREDDLGNMGLVEDDYAWITDQVREIAKRHARGRIVSCLEGGYNLSALGRSVVAHVRSLAGI, from the coding sequence ATGGCAACAGGCTTTTATTCCCACGCCGATTGTTTGCTGCACGATATGGGGCAATGGCATCCCGAATGCCCGGCGCGCCTGCAGGCAATCGAAGATCAATTGATCGCGAGCCGCATCGACTCGCTGATCGAGCGCGAATCGCCGCCGCTCGCCGATGATGCCGCGCTGTTGCGCGTGCATACGCAAGCTCACGTCGATTACATCCGCAGCCGGTCGCCCGCGGAGGGCCTGGCCGAAATCGATCCCGACACGTCGATGAATCCGCACACCTTGCAGGCCGCGTTGCGCGCGGCCGGCGCCGCGGTGGCCGCGACCGACGCCGTGATCGAAGGCCGCCACGACAACGCGTTCTGCAGTGTGCGCCCGCCCGGCCACCATGCCGAGCCGGCACGCGCGATGGGCTTCTGCTTTTTCAACAACGTGGCGATCGCCGCGCGTCATGCGCTCGAGGTGCACGGCATGCAGCGTGTGGCGATCGTCGACTTCGACGTCCATCACGGGAACGGTACTGAAGCGGCTTTTTCGGGCGATTCGCGTGTGCTGATGTGCAGCATCTTCCAGCATCCGTTCTATCCGTTCACCGGCGCAGACAATCAGGCGCCCAACATGTGCAACGTGCCGATGCCGGCGCGCTCGAAAGGCATGGCGGTGCGCGAGGTGGTCGATATGCTCTGGCTGCCGCGCCTGAATGAATTCAAGCCGGAGATGATCTTTATCTCGGCCGGCTTCGACGCGCATCGCGAGGACGACCTCGGCAACATGGGTCTCGTCGAGGACGACTACGCGTGGATCACCGATCAGGTGCGCGAGATCGCGAAGCGCCATGCGCGGGGGCGGATCGTCAGCTGTCTCGAAGGCGGGTACAACCTGTCGGCGCTGGGGCGCAGCGTGGTCGCGCACGTGCGCTCGCTAGCCGGAATCTGA
- the mltB gene encoding lytic murein transglycosylase B has protein sequence MKTATAALSVASCMFMATSPAMAQSAAKPPVLLAQGQPQPAVPQGQTFEEEIIPQRYANNPNVDAFIADMSARYDFDEAALHALFARVSYSATAVKLVTPSPSPSIKNWRVYQSRFLDPVRINAGVRFWRANQATLQRAYEEFGVPPEVIVGIIGVETIYGRFMGNFRVLDALTTLSFDYPNTANRADRQATFRKNLEDYLVWTRDSQIDPTTVLGSYTGAIGIPQFLPSSIVQYAVSYDGNKQIDLRTSQADAIGSVANYLRQNGWENGRPVVWKIGTDAGSLGVAQAAADGKPEPHWPLDQLLRAGLLLSEPGVDIASEAGTPVTVVDLPSPGRGTEYMLGLKNFYVLTRYNRSFFYALAVYQLGQRVKAQMEASDAANASSNAAAPGAASQ, from the coding sequence ATGAAGACCGCAACCGCCGCACTGTCCGTCGCATCGTGCATGTTCATGGCAACCAGTCCGGCGATGGCGCAAAGCGCCGCGAAGCCGCCAGTACTGCTCGCGCAAGGCCAGCCACAACCGGCGGTGCCACAAGGGCAGACCTTCGAAGAAGAGATCATTCCGCAGCGCTACGCGAATAACCCGAATGTCGACGCGTTCATCGCCGACATGTCCGCGCGCTATGACTTCGACGAGGCCGCCTTGCACGCCCTCTTCGCGCGCGTGAGCTATTCGGCTACCGCGGTCAAGCTCGTCACGCCGTCGCCCTCGCCGTCGATCAAGAACTGGCGCGTGTATCAATCGCGCTTTCTCGACCCGGTGCGCATCAACGCCGGCGTGCGCTTCTGGCGCGCCAACCAGGCCACGCTGCAACGTGCTTATGAAGAGTTCGGCGTGCCGCCGGAAGTGATCGTGGGCATCATCGGCGTGGAGACGATCTATGGGCGCTTCATGGGCAACTTCCGCGTGCTCGACGCGCTGACCACGCTCAGCTTCGACTACCCGAACACCGCCAATCGCGCGGATCGCCAGGCAACCTTCCGCAAGAATCTCGAAGACTACCTGGTGTGGACGCGCGATTCGCAGATCGATCCGACCACCGTGCTCGGTTCCTACACCGGCGCGATCGGCATTCCGCAGTTCCTGCCAAGCAGCATCGTGCAATACGCGGTGAGCTATGACGGCAACAAGCAGATCGATCTGCGCACGAGCCAGGCGGATGCGATCGGCAGCGTGGCGAACTATCTGCGCCAGAACGGCTGGGAAAACGGCCGGCCGGTGGTATGGAAGATCGGCACGGACGCCGGCAGCCTGGGCGTGGCGCAAGCGGCGGCCGACGGCAAGCCGGAACCGCATTGGCCGCTGGATCAATTGCTCCGTGCCGGACTGCTGCTGAGCGAACCGGGCGTCGATATCGCGTCGGAAGCCGGCACGCCTGTGACGGTGGTGGATCTGCCGTCGCCGGGACGTGGCACCGAGTACATGCTGGGCCTGAAGAACTTCTATGTGCTGACGCGCTATAACCGCAGTTTCTTCTACGCCCTGGCGGTTTATCAACTGGGCCAGCGGGTCAAGGCGCAGATGGAAGCGAGCGACGCGGCGAACGCCAGCAGCAATGCGGCGGCGCCGGGTGCGGCTTCGCAATAG
- a CDS encoding MetQ/NlpA family ABC transporter substrate-binding protein: protein MQRRFILKLAATLGAASLFAAATAAHAEDTIKVGVTGGPHAQIMEVVKTVAAKNGLNIKIVEFSDYVQPNAALAGGDLDANSYQHDPYLQAQVKDRGYKLIRVADTVTYPMGIYSKKVKTLAELQPGAKIAVPNDPTNGGRALLLLQKQGLLKLRADAGLKATPLDITDNPKKLKIVELDAAQIPRSLNDVDAAAINTNFAMEAGLKPKQDAIAIEDPKGPYVNIIAIREADKSKPWVAKLVAAYHSPEVKQFVESKFGGAVITAW from the coding sequence ATGCAACGTCGTTTTATTCTCAAGCTGGCCGCCACGCTCGGCGCCGCGTCGCTGTTCGCTGCCGCCACGGCGGCTCACGCCGAAGACACGATCAAGGTCGGCGTCACCGGCGGCCCGCACGCGCAGATCATGGAAGTCGTGAAGACGGTCGCGGCGAAGAACGGTCTGAACATCAAGATCGTCGAGTTCTCCGACTACGTGCAGCCGAACGCGGCGCTTGCCGGCGGCGATCTGGATGCGAACAGCTACCAGCATGACCCGTACTTGCAAGCGCAGGTGAAGGACCGGGGCTACAAGCTGATCCGTGTCGCCGATACGGTCACGTACCCGATGGGCATCTATTCGAAGAAAGTGAAGACGCTGGCTGAGTTGCAGCCGGGCGCGAAGATCGCGGTGCCGAACGATCCGACCAATGGCGGCCGGGCGCTCCTGTTGCTGCAGAAGCAGGGCCTGCTGAAGCTGCGTGCGGACGCAGGTCTCAAGGCGACGCCGCTCGATATCACCGACAACCCGAAGAAGCTGAAGATCGTCGAACTCGACGCCGCGCAGATCCCGCGTTCGCTGAACGACGTGGACGCCGCCGCGATCAATACGAACTTTGCGATGGAGGCGGGTTTGAAGCCCAAGCAGGACGCCATCGCGATCGAAGATCCGAAGGGTCCGTACGTGAACATCATCGCAATCCGCGAAGCTGACAAGAGCAAGCCGTGGGTTGCGAAGCTGGTTGCGGCATACCATTCGCCGGAAGTGAAGCAGTTCGTCGAGAGCAAGTTTGGTGGGGCGGTGATTACCGCCTGGTGA
- the cysM gene encoding cysteine synthase CysM — MAYKTIEDTIGNTPLVQLVRLPDDEIRSRNNVILAKLEGNNPAGSVKDRPALSMIKKAEARGRIKPGDTLIESTSGNTGIALAMAAAIRGYKMVLIMPEDLSVERRQSMAAYGAQIVLTPVTGGMEYARDLAEQMQREGKGIILDQFANPDNPAAHVEGTGPEIWRDTEGRITHFVSSMGTTGTIMGVSTYLKEQNQAIEIIGAQPEEGSRIPGIRKWPEAYLPKIFDRSRVDRVENVSQAAAEAMARRMASVEGIFAGISSGGACEVALRVARQVENATIVFIVCDRGDRYLSTGVFPA, encoded by the coding sequence ATGGCTTACAAAACGATTGAAGACACGATCGGCAATACGCCGCTCGTGCAACTCGTCCGCCTCCCTGACGACGAGATCCGCAGCCGCAACAATGTGATCCTCGCGAAGCTCGAGGGCAACAATCCTGCGGGTTCGGTGAAGGACCGCCCGGCGCTGTCGATGATCAAGAAAGCTGAAGCACGCGGGCGTATCAAGCCGGGCGACACGCTGATCGAATCGACCAGCGGCAACACCGGTATCGCATTGGCCATGGCCGCTGCCATCCGCGGCTACAAGATGGTGCTGATCATGCCGGAAGACCTGTCGGTGGAGCGCCGTCAGAGCATGGCCGCCTATGGCGCGCAAATTGTGCTGACGCCGGTGACGGGCGGAATGGAATACGCACGCGATCTGGCCGAACAGATGCAGCGCGAAGGCAAGGGCATCATCCTCGATCAGTTCGCGAATCCGGACAATCCGGCCGCGCACGTCGAAGGCACTGGCCCGGAAATCTGGCGCGACACCGAAGGGCGCATCACGCACTTCGTCTCGTCGATGGGCACGACCGGCACGATCATGGGCGTGTCCACCTATCTGAAGGAACAGAACCAGGCAATCGAGATCATCGGCGCGCAGCCGGAAGAGGGTTCGCGCATTCCGGGCATCCGCAAATGGCCGGAAGCCTATTTGCCGAAGATTTTCGATCGTAGCCGCGTGGACCGCGTCGAGAACGTGAGCCAGGCCGCGGCCGAGGCGATGGCGCGGCGCATGGCCTCGGTCGAAGGGATCTTCGCCGGTATTTCATCGGGCGGGGCTTGCGAGGTGGCGCTGCGCGTCGCGCGCCAGGTCGAGAATGCGACGATCGTGTTTATCGTCTGCGATCGGGGTGACCGGTATCTGTCGACGGGTGTGTTCCCGGCTTGA
- a CDS encoding enoyl-CoA hydratase: MNAEVRSASLVEIEHDAYGVAGVVRLTMNRPDAFNALSEALLDELQSTLTALAESNARVVVIAGAGRAFCAGHDLKEMRAAPSLTYYQALFARCTKLMLTIQRLPQPVIARVHGIATAAGCQLVAMCDLAVAADTARFAVSGVNLGLFCATPSVPLSRNLSRKAALEMLLTGDFIDAAQAKQQGLVNRVVPADALDMEVARLAKSICAKPVEAVSAGKGLFYRQLEMGIEAAYQLAGQTMACNMMDDSALEGVQAFIDKRAPDWKR; the protein is encoded by the coding sequence ATGAATGCCGAGGTCCGCAGTGCGTCGCTGGTCGAAATCGAACACGACGCGTACGGCGTGGCGGGCGTCGTCCGATTGACGATGAACCGGCCCGATGCCTTCAACGCGCTCTCCGAAGCCCTGCTCGACGAATTGCAGTCGACGCTGACAGCGCTGGCGGAGTCCAACGCGCGGGTGGTGGTGATCGCCGGTGCGGGCCGCGCGTTCTGCGCGGGACACGATCTGAAGGAAATGCGCGCGGCGCCGTCGCTGACTTACTACCAGGCGTTGTTCGCGCGTTGTACGAAACTGATGTTGACGATCCAGCGCTTGCCGCAACCGGTGATCGCGCGCGTGCACGGCATCGCCACGGCAGCAGGCTGTCAGCTGGTCGCGATGTGCGATCTGGCAGTCGCGGCCGATACCGCACGCTTTGCCGTCTCGGGTGTCAACCTGGGTCTTTTCTGCGCGACGCCTTCGGTGCCGCTGTCGCGCAATCTGTCGCGCAAGGCGGCGCTCGAAATGCTGCTCACCGGCGATTTCATCGACGCCGCGCAGGCAAAACAGCAAGGCCTCGTGAATCGCGTGGTTCCGGCGGACGCGCTCGACATGGAGGTCGCGCGGCTCGCGAAAAGCATTTGTGCGAAACCGGTCGAAGCCGTCAGCGCGGGCAAAGGCCTCTTTTACCGCCAGCTCGAAATGGGCATCGAAGCGGCGTATCAGTTGGCCGGTCAGACCATGGCCTGCAACATGATGGACGACTCCGCGCTCGAAGGCGTGCAGGCCTTCATCGACAAACGCGCGCCCGACTGGAAGCGCTAG